The following nucleotide sequence is from Halogeometricum borinquense DSM 11551.
GCGTTCGCCGGGTTGATGGAGAGCCTCCCGAAACGCCGCCATCCCGTCATCGACCAGGACTGGCAGACGGCCAAAGAGAACTTCTACGCCGCCATGCGAAACGGGTTCGACAGCCGACAGCGCTGGATCGCCAACGACGGCCACGAGACGACAAACGCCGCCGAAGTGTACGACGATATCCTCGCACACGCCGTGGACGGCCTGAAGTCCGCCGGGTGTTCGGAGGCGGAAGCCAACCGGTACGTAGCACCGCTTCGTGTCCGCGCCGAATCCGGCCGGACGCCTGCGGGATGGAAAATTAACCGCGTCCACGATGCACTCGCGGACGGCCTCGACTTCGATGCGGCCATCTTCGAGATGCAACGTGAGTACATCGACAGGCAGTCCGAGACGCTTCTCGAGGGAAGTTTCTCAGACTGGCTGTAACTGATACGAGACGCGTCGCTGTGTTTTGGAATCGCGGCCGCCGTGTTCGACGGCCAAACGCACGAACGCGAAAGAGAAAGTCGGCAGTCCGGTTTAGAGGACGTCTTCGAAGTCTTTGTGCTGCGTGATTTCGACGCCGTCTTCGGTCACAACGCAGACGTTGATCCCGTTACCGGACGCGAGGTCGCGCTCGACAGCGCTTTTGATGGCGCGGGCCGCAGTGGTTTTCGCCTCTTCGATGGACAGGTCGTTACTGTACTCCTGTTCGAGCACACCGAGGGCGTACTGACTGCCGGACCCGGTGACGGTGTACTCTTCTTCGAGGATGGAACCTGCGGGGTCGATGCTGTAGATGTGTGCGCCTTCGTCGTCGAAGCCACCCAGGATGGGCTGAACGATGTAGAACGCGCCCGAGCGGAGGAAGTTGCCGAGGAGCGTCGAGAGCGCCTGCATGCTCATGTCCTCGCCGCGGCGGGACTCGTACAGTCGAACTTCGGCACGAATCGACCGGATGAGTGATTGCGCCGCCGAGACCGATCCCGCGATGGTCAGCGCACCGGTCGGGTGAATCTCTTCGACCTTCTGTACGTTCTTCGAGGAGACCATGTGGCCGAGACTGGCGCGCATGTCAGTTGCGAGGACGACGCCGTCTTCGGTCTTCAGACCAACCGTCGTCGTTCCCGTCTTCGTCTCCTTTGCCGTCGACTCGCCCGCACGCTGTTCGGCGTTCGGGAACTCGCCCAGTTCAGGGGAGAACACTCCACTGTGGTCGCCGTTCAGGGGGTCGAGACGGCCGGAGGTGTCGTCGCTCGTGGGAGTACGCATTACCCGCTTTTGAATCCCGGCGCTGATAAATGCCACCCTTCCCCCTGCTGTTGCCCGTACCGGGCATCAATGGGTAGTAGCGGTGCGCTACTTCCTGATTAGGCATTCAGATGCGGCTGCTACTCGGAACGTGTGATCGCTCTGAAAAACGCATGAACTGAACCGCCGAAAACGAGGCGTGATTAGTTTGTTTGGGATTTCCCGTCCGCACGTTCGTACGCGTCACCTGCGGCTTCCACTGCGCGACCGAGCGGCAGGCGGATACCGACCCGGCGCATGAGGAGTGCGACGGGCATGAGCAGGATGCCGAGGGCCAAGGTTAGTTGGTAGAGGGCGAACGTGACTGACCGGTGCATCGCGTTGAGCATCGCGTTGGCTCAGGAGCAGCCTTGGGAGTATATATGTGTTGTGCATGGGCCAATTCGGTGAACCCCACGCTGTCTGGCGATTAAAGTAAAATTGCCACGGAAGCAACCTCATTGGTTTCAGACGCGCTCACGGTGTAGGAGTCTCATCGGCACTCCGAGTCGTTTGCATAAGTTATGAGGTGGATTTCGGTTCCGTACGCGACAGAATATCATTATTTTTGATTATTAATTTTGGCTGATACAGGGCGGGCGAACCACAAGACACGAAACCCCACAGCGCCACGGAGAGGTATGAGCAACTATCTCGTCGCAATGGAGGCCGCGTGGCTCGTCCGCGACGTCGAGGATATTGATGATGCTATCGGCGTCGCCGTCAGCGAGGCGGGCAAGCGCCTGAACGAGAAGGACAAAGAGTACGTCGAGGTCGAGGTCGGTGTCACCGGCTGTCCGGCTTGCGGCGAACCGTTCGATTCGGCGTTTATCGCCGCCGACACCGCACTCGTGGGGCTGCTCCTCGAAATCGACGTGTTCAATGCCGACGGCGAGAAGCACGCCTCCCGTATTGCAAAGAGCGAAGTCGGCGGTGCGCTCCGTGACGTTCCGCTCTCGGTCATCGACGTGGTCGAGACCGAAGCGGACGACGAAGACGCCGAGGCGTAAGCTCCGGAAACTTTTTCATATAACCGGCGGTTATCGTGGGGTATGGAACTCCCGACCCCGCACGACCTCCGGGAACGGCGGAAAGAACTCGACCTCACGCAGAGTACGCTCGCAGAGATGGCTGGCGTCTCGCAACCGCTCATCGCCCGCATCGAAGGTGGCGATGTTGACCCACGTCTCTCGACGCTCCGGCGCATCGTCAACGCGCTCGATGAGGCCGAGGGGAGCGTCGTCCGCGCGGACGACTTAATGAACACGAACGTCGTGAGCGTCTCGCCCGACGATTCAGTGCGCGACGCGCGCGACCGGATGCTGGATGAAGGGTTCTCCCAACTCCCCGTCATCCGCGACGGCCGTCCCGTTGGCATCATCTCCAACGGTGACATTCGTCGCGTTCAGGACGACAACGTCGGTGACCTCCCCGTCGCCGAGGTGATGCGTGAGGCGATCACCACGGTCGAACCCGCGGCAACGCTCGAAGAGATCGACTCTTCGTTGGACCACCATTCGGCCGTTCTCATCGTCGAAGGCGGGCAGACTGTGGGTATCATCACCGAAGCAGACATCGCTGCCCGAGTATAACCACAAAGAACTCTCGTACCCTTCGTCGCTCTCATATCGGTGTCGTTCGATGCAGCGTGTGTGCCCTCTAACGGAGTCGTTTCACGGGTGATTTGGGTTCCCGGGATGGAGACCGGGTACTCGGCTGTTGACCTGGTACTTGTGCCCCTGGCGGTCGCCGTCGTGGCGTTACTGTTTATTCGTCCCAACCGAGCCGCGTCGCTCCTGACGTTCCTTGTTGGGATCGGAGTCGCGGTGGTTACGTTCCTGTACTTGACGACGGGTGTCGCCACCGCGAGAGTCGTCGCCGTTGGGTTGTGGATCACCGGTATCGGCGGCCTGCTCCTTGCGGCCGCCGGTTCCTCGTCACTGCGTTCCGCAGTCACCAGTTCTGCGTCACTGCTCTCCAACTGACCATTCTTGCCTGTTGTTACCGCTCTCGGACGATCATCGGAACGTCACCGCGCGGTTGTGTCGTCATCTGCGGGCTCAGGTCTAGCTCGCCGTTGCCCGCCCACTCTAGCCGATAGCGCTTCATGAGTTCGGTCAACGCCGTCTTCGCTTCGATCATGGCGAACGACTGACCGATACACCGCCGCGGCCCCGCACCGAACGGTACGTAGGCATACTCGGGCGCGTCGTTGCGCTCCCACCGGTCCGGGTCGAACTGATCGGGATGCTCGAAGAACCGCTCGTCACGGTGGACGTTTCTGACCGAGAGGAGTACCTCCGACCCCTCGGGAATCGAGTAGCCGCCTAACTCTATCTCGCGCGTCGTCGTCCGCGGGAGCGTGTGAATCGGCGGGTACACACGGAGCGACTCTTTTATCACCCGTTCGAGGACGGTGAGATCTGAGAGGTGTTCGGCTCCCACAGGATCGTCACCGACAACCTCGTCAATCTCGTGTTCGACGCGTTCTCGGACGCTCGGATGTTCAGAAAGGAGATACCACGTGTACGTCAGCGCCAGAGCAGTCGTCTCGTGTCCGGCGAAGATGATTCCGACGAGTTGGTCCGAGACGGCCGTCTCCGACCGTGGATACCCCTCTTCCCCACGCGCCTCGGCGAGGACCGAGAGCAAATCGTCGCCAGAGTGATCCGCCGCCAGCAGTCGGTCAACTTCCTCGCGTAACGTCGTTACGGCGCGGTTGAACCGGCGTCTGCTGGGGGTCGGAAGGCTTCCCGGAAGTGCCCACGATGTGGGTGCGAAGTAGGCGTTCAGGTCGTCAGCGGCCCGCCTGAGTGAGTCGTCGCCGGACCTCTTTCCGGGGTCTTGTCCGAGCAACGTCGATCCGAGGATGTCGAACGTCAGGCCCTTCATCTCCTCGACTGCCGAGTACGTTTGACCGGGTGTCCACGACTCGGCGCGTCTGTCCGCCTGTTTTCGCATTTTCGGAATGTAGTCGGTGATTTGGCGGAAGAAGAAAAACGGGTCCAATAGGTCGCGTTGCTCGCGCCATTCGTCACCATCGACCGCGAGGACGCTGTCACCGAACGCAAGTCGGAAGTCCTCGGTCTTCACGAACGCATCTCGATCAGTGACGAGCGCGCGTTCGAAGAGGTCCGGGTGGGCGACGATGTATCGGTCCCGTCCGAGCATCGAGAGTCGAATAACATCGCCGTGGGTGGTGACCGCCGAGTCGATGAAACTGAACGGGTCGCGGGCGAACGCGACGGTGTTTCCGAGAACTGGCAAGCCGCCGGGGGTCGGTGGTCCGTTGTCGCCCATGCCCGTCCATTTGATAGTCTGACATATGAACGCTGCCCCGGTCGCGTTCGAAACGCTCCCTCAGAGGTCGAGACCGCGGATGGAGACGCCAGACCCGTCTTCGACGTGCCCGATAACCCGTCCGTCCGTCGCGTCGGCGAGTGCTTCCGCGTCGTCAGGGGCGAGTGCGGCGACGAAGCCAGTTCCCATGTTGAACGTCCGGTGCATCTCCTCGTCAGAGACGTTCCCCTCGCTTTGGACGAACTCGAACACCGGGTGAGGATCGAACGCGTCCTCGACGACGTAGTGGAAGTCTCCCATCCGTTCGAGGTTGGTCCACCCGCCGCCAGTAACGTGCGCCGCCGCGTTGACGCCGTGTTCGCGCATCGGGTCCAGTAGATTCGTGTAGATGCGGGTGGGTTCCAGCAATGCCTCCCCAATCGTCTCGTAGCCCTCGAACGGGCAGTCATCGGTGTACTCGTGGTCGCGCGTCGTCGCCGTACGTGCCAGCGTGAGCCCGTTCGAGTGGATGCCCGAAGAGCGGAATCCGACGAGTGCGTCGCCGGATTCGGCCTCTCCGGGGAACAGCGCGTCTTTGTCGGCGAGACCGGCACACGTCCCCGCCAAGTCGAGTCCTTTGATCACTTCGGGCATGACGGCCGTCTCACCGCCGACGAGTTCGATATCCGCCCTCTCAGCGCCCACTGACAGTCCCTCACCTACCTGTTCGGCGAACCGCTCGTCGGGTTCGTCCACGGCGAGGTAGTCTACGAACGCGACCGGACGAACGCCCGCCGCCACGAGGTCGTTGGCGTTCATGGCGATGCAGTCGATGCCGACTGTGGAGTAGTCACCGAGCGCCTCGGCGACGATGAGTTTCGTCCCCACGCCGTCTGTCGCAAGCGCGAGGTAGCGGTCACCGATATCCAGCAACCCGGCGTAGTCGCCTTCGCTCTCACCGACGGCACCGACCAATGCCGCCGTCGCCGCTTCGCTGGCGTCGATATCGACACCAGCGTCCGCGTAGGTCAGTTCGTCGTCGTCCGCCTCGTCTGCAGGACCCTCTCCCGCGTCGGTGTCGGTCATATCCGAACGCGCGCGGTCGGAAGGGAAAAAGGTGCCCGTCCGGCGCGCGCGAGAGACCCGCGCTGCCGCGCGCAACGTCTTCCCGGCTACAGTTAGCACAGGGGGACTTTGGTATTATGTACCAAACTACTCAGTAGGCAGGCCGAAACCAGATCTTGAATTGTTACCATGGTATAATATAACATGATTTTCTAAAACTGCCTCAGAATCGTTTGTAAACAGTCTAATAGTTTCTGAACCGTTTGTAAAACGTCGGTGAAACGGCACTCAAAGTCGTAAATGGTCCGAAACTCACGGTAAGGCTCTACCGATTATATGTGGGTACCTCCACAAGGAATCAGTGACGGTAGCCAACGATGTCAAGCGTCCCCTCCACCCTCGAAAACACGTCCG
It contains:
- the psmB gene encoding archaeal proteasome endopeptidase complex subunit beta, which translates into the protein MRTPTSDDTSGRLDPLNGDHSGVFSPELGEFPNAEQRAGESTAKETKTGTTTVGLKTEDGVVLATDMRASLGHMVSSKNVQKVEEIHPTGALTIAGSVSAAQSLIRSIRAEVRLYESRRGEDMSMQALSTLLGNFLRSGAFYIVQPILGGFDDEGAHIYSIDPAGSILEEEYTVTGSGSQYALGVLEQEYSNDLSIEEAKTTAARAIKSAVERDLASGNGINVCVVTEDGVEITQHKDFEDVL
- a CDS encoding DUF555 domain-containing protein, translated to MSNYLVAMEAAWLVRDVEDIDDAIGVAVSEAGKRLNEKDKEYVEVEVGVTGCPACGEPFDSAFIAADTALVGLLLEIDVFNADGEKHASRIAKSEVGGALRDVPLSVIDVVETEADDEDAEA
- a CDS encoding CBS domain-containing protein gives rise to the protein MELPTPHDLRERRKELDLTQSTLAEMAGVSQPLIARIEGGDVDPRLSTLRRIVNALDEAEGSVVRADDLMNTNVVSVSPDDSVRDARDRMLDEGFSQLPVIRDGRPVGIISNGDIRRVQDDNVGDLPVAEVMREAITTVEPAATLEEIDSSLDHHSAVLIVEGGQTVGIITEADIAARV
- a CDS encoding cytochrome P450, whose protein sequence is MGDNGPPTPGGLPVLGNTVAFARDPFSFIDSAVTTHGDVIRLSMLGRDRYIVAHPDLFERALVTDRDAFVKTEDFRLAFGDSVLAVDGDEWREQRDLLDPFFFFRQITDYIPKMRKQADRRAESWTPGQTYSAVEEMKGLTFDILGSTLLGQDPGKRSGDDSLRRAADDLNAYFAPTSWALPGSLPTPSRRRFNRAVTTLREEVDRLLAADHSGDDLLSVLAEARGEEGYPRSETAVSDQLVGIIFAGHETTALALTYTWYLLSEHPSVRERVEHEIDEVVGDDPVGAEHLSDLTVLERVIKESLRVYPPIHTLPRTTTREIELGGYSIPEGSEVLLSVRNVHRDERFFEHPDQFDPDRWERNDAPEYAYVPFGAGPRRCIGQSFAMIEAKTALTELMKRYRLEWAGNGELDLSPQMTTQPRGDVPMIVRER
- the purM gene encoding phosphoribosylformylglycinamidine cyclo-ligase, with the protein product MTDTDAGEGPADEADDDELTYADAGVDIDASEAATAALVGAVGESEGDYAGLLDIGDRYLALATDGVGTKLIVAEALGDYSTVGIDCIAMNANDLVAAGVRPVAFVDYLAVDEPDERFAEQVGEGLSVGAERADIELVGGETAVMPEVIKGLDLAGTCAGLADKDALFPGEAESGDALVGFRSSGIHSNGLTLARTATTRDHEYTDDCPFEGYETIGEALLEPTRIYTNLLDPMREHGVNAAAHVTGGGWTNLERMGDFHYVVEDAFDPHPVFEFVQSEGNVSDEEMHRTFNMGTGFVAALAPDDAEALADATDGRVIGHVEDGSGVSIRGLDL